In the genome of Tachysurus vachellii isolate PV-2020 chromosome 9, HZAU_Pvac_v1, whole genome shotgun sequence, one region contains:
- the ctcf gene encoding transcriptional repressor CTCF isoform X1, whose product MRSNRLRPPFCAEPTLQKRERIKTSEGEARSCTSSRTKRRTDRGSCVEFNERINEQKQKVRDSSFTECRELKRQENREMKYTFTVQVLPMEGGPSEAVVDETGDAFKAKDCKTYQRRREDEEVEADLLQAAGLEAVDQSVAEGEVTDAVVDAQQQLVEGVVSVNSGVEMMVMDSLDPSLLQMKTVDGTMATAVGVAGAAHEATVTTVDDTQIITLQVVNMEEQQLGLGELQLVQVPVSAVPVTATTVEELQGTLVDATAMPKDGEPVICHTLPLPEGFQVVKVGANGEVETVEQEELHGHEEQSLQQEEEEIPESQNDDPTWAKDPDYTPPVKKTKKTKKSKLRYNTEGEKDMDVSVYDFEEEQQEGLLSEVNAEKVVGNMKPPKPTKIKKKGVKKTFQCELCSYTCPRRSNLDRHMKSHTDERPHKCHLCGRAFRTVTLLRNHLNTHTGTRPHKCTDCDMAFVTSGELVRHRRYKHTHEKPFKCSMCDYASVEVSKLKRHIRSHTGERPFQCSLCSYASRDTYKLKRHMRTHSGEKPYECYICHARFTQSGTMKMHILQKHTENVAKFHCPHCDTVIARKSDLGVHLRKQHSYIEQGRKCRYCEAVFHERYALIQHQKSHKNEKRFKCDQCDYACRQERHMVMHKRTHTGEKPYACSHCEKTFRQKQLLDMHFRRYHDPNFVPTSFVCSKCGKTFTRRNTMARHAENCTGLEGGDGENGAPTKRGRGGRKRKMRSRKDDDDDDSDDQGEPDLDDIDEEDEEEEDVLDDVEMEVEQAPPTVPVPAPAEPPVKRKRGRPPKNPPKPPPAKNTAIAPTATAIIQVKDEGTGAIENIIVKKEQDGLDTSVAASAEPVVEEVEATEGEVEAEQLSVPEAAPNGDLTPEMILSMMDR is encoded by the exons ATGCGCAGCAACCGCCTCAGGCCGCCATTTTGTGCGGAGCCTACTCTGCAAAAGCGGGAGAGGATTAAAACCAGCGAAGGGGAAGCACGCAGTTGTACTTCGTCTCGTACTAAACGAAGAACGGATCGCGGGTCTTGTGTCGAATTCAACGAGAGGATAAACGAGCAAAAACAG AAGGTCAGAGATAGCTCGTTCACCGAATGCAGAGAATTGAAGAGGCAGGAGAATAGAGAGATGAAGTACACATTTACGGTACAG GTATTACCCATGGAAGGGGGACCGTCTGAAGCCGTAGTGGACGAGACAGGGGACGCCTTCAAGGCCAAGGATTGTAAGACGTATCAACGACGGCGTGAGGACGAAGAGGTTGAAGCGGATCTACTGCAGGCCGCTGGTCTAGAGGCAGTAGATCAGTCTGTAGCTGAGGGTGAGGTGACCGATGCAGTGGTCGATGCACAGCAGCAGCTGGTTGAAGGTGTGGTGAGCGTAAATAGTGGTGTAGAAATGATGGTGATGGATTCCCTAGACCCGTCGCTGCTGCAGATGAAGACAGTGGATGGTACCATGGCCACTGCTGTGGGTGTTGCTGGAGCAGCCCACGAGGCCACGGTCACCACAGTAGATGACACACAGATCATCACCCTGCAGGTGGTCAATATGGAGGAACAACAACTTGGTCTGGGTGAACTGCAACTAGTGCAGGTGCCTGTATCTGCTGTGCCTGTCACTGCCACCACCGTGGAAGAGTTGCAGGGAACATTGGTGGATGCTACTGCCATGCCTAAAGATGGAGAGCCTGTCATCTGTCACACGCTACCACTCCCAGAGGGCTTCCAG GTTGTGAAAGTAGGTGCCAACGGTGAAGTGGAGACTGTGGAGCAGGAAGAGCTCCATGGCCATGAGGAGCAGTCTTTGCagcaggaagaggaggagattCCTGAATCCCAGAATGATGATCCTACTTGGGCCAAGGATCCTGACTACACACCTCCTGTCAAAAAGaccaaaaagacaaagaaaagcaAGCTGCGTTAtaacacagagggagagaaagacatgGATGTGTCTGTTTACGACTTTGAGGAGGAGCAGCAAGAAGGCCTGCTCTCGGAGGTTAATGCAGAGAAGGTTGTTGGCAACATGAAGCCTCCAAAACCAACCAAAATCAAAAAGAAAG GTGTGAAGAAGACATTCCAGTGTGAGTTGTGTAGCTACACCTGCCCAAGACGCTCAAACCTCGACCGGCACATGAAGAGCCACACGGATGAAAGGCCGCACAAATGCCACTTGTGTGGACGTGCCTTCAGGACTGTAACTCTTCTGAGGAAccatctcaacacacacacag GCACAAGGCCCCACAAATGTACTGATTGTGACATGGCGTTTGTAACTAGCGGTGAGCTTGTGCGACATCGCCGCTATAAGCACACCCATGAGAAGCCCTTCAAGTGTTCGATGTGTGACTATGCCAGTGTGGAG GTCAGCAAGCTGAAGAGACACATTCGCTCTCATACCGGAGAGCGTCCATTCCAGTGCAGCCTGTGCAGCTATGCCAGTAGAGACACCTACAAGCTGAAGAGACACATGAGAACCCATTCAG GAGAGAAGCCCTACGAATGCTACATCTGTCATGCACGTTTCACCCAGAGTGGCACTATGAAGATGCACATCCTGCAGAAGCATACCGAGAATGTGGCCAAGTTCCACTGCCCTCACTGTGACACAGTCATTGCCCGCAAGAGTGATTTGG GTGTGCATCTGCGCAAGCAGCATTCCTACATTGAGCAAGGCAGAAAGTGCCGTTACTGTGAGGCTGTGTTTCATGAGCGCTACGCACTCATCCAGCACCAGAAATCCCACAAGAATGAGAAACGCTTCAAGTGTGACCAGTGTGACTATGCCTGCCGACAG GAGCGTCACATGGTGATGCACAAACGTACCCACACTGGGGAAAAGCCATATGCCTGCAGCCACTGTGAGAAAACGTTCAGACAGAAACAACTTCTGGACATGCATTTTCGACGCTACCATGACCCCAACTTTGTGCCCACTTCTTTTGTGTGCAGCAAGTGTGGCAAGACCTTCACTCGCAGG aACACCAtggccagacatgctgagaacTGTACTGGACTGGAAGGTGGAGATGGGGAGAATGGTGCTCCAACCAAGAGAGGCCGTGGTGGCAGAAAGAGGAAGATGCGCTCTAggaaggatgatgatgatgatgatagtg ATGATCAAGGAGAGCCTGACTTGGATGACAttgatgaggaagatgaggaggaggaagatgttCTCGATGACGTGGAGATGGAGGTAGAACAGGCTCCACCAACTGTCCCTGTCCCAGCCCCTGCTGAGCCGCCTGTCAAGAGGAAACGTGGTCGACCTCCCAAGAATCCTCCCAAACCCCCCCCTGCTAAGAACACAGCCATAGCACCCACTG CAACTGCCATTATCCAGGTGAAGGATGAAGGCACGGGAGCCATTGAGAACATCATAGTGAAGAAGGAGCAGGATGGTCTGGATACTTCAGTGGCAGCATCAGCAGAGCCAGTGGTGGAGGAAGTTGAAGCCACAGAGGGGGAAGTGGAGGCAGAGCAGCTCTCCGTCCCCGAGGCCGCACCCAATGGAGACCTCACCCCTGAGATGATCCTCAGCATGATGGACCGGTGA
- the ctcf gene encoding transcriptional repressor CTCF isoform X3 has product MEGGPSEAVVDETGDAFKAKDCKTYQRRREDEEVEADLLQAAGLEAVDQSVAEGEVTDAVVDAQQQLVEGVVSVNSGVEMMVMDSLDPSLLQMKTVDGTMATAVGVAGAAHEATVTTVDDTQIITLQVVNMEEQQLGLGELQLVQVPVSAVPVTATTVEELQGTLVDATAMPKDGEPVICHTLPLPEGFQVVKVGANGEVETVEQEELHGHEEQSLQQEEEEIPESQNDDPTWAKDPDYTPPVKKTKKTKKSKLRYNTEGEKDMDVSVYDFEEEQQEGLLSEVNAEKVVGNMKPPKPTKIKKKGVKKTFQCELCSYTCPRRSNLDRHMKSHTDERPHKCHLCGRAFRTVTLLRNHLNTHTGTRPHKCTDCDMAFVTSGELVRHRRYKHTHEKPFKCSMCDYASVEVSKLKRHIRSHTGERPFQCSLCSYASRDTYKLKRHMRTHSGEKPYECYICHARFTQSGTMKMHILQKHTENVAKFHCPHCDTVIARKSDLGVHLRKQHSYIEQGRKCRYCEAVFHERYALIQHQKSHKNEKRFKCDQCDYACRQERHMVMHKRTHTGEKPYACSHCEKTFRQKQLLDMHFRRYHDPNFVPTSFVCSKCGKTFTRRNTMARHAENCTGLEGGDGENGAPTKRGRGGRKRKMRSRKDDDDDDSDDQGEPDLDDIDEEDEEEEDVLDDVEMEVEQAPPTVPVPAPAEPPVKRKRGRPPKNPPKPPPAKNTAIAPTATAIIQVKDEGTGAIENIIVKKEQDGLDTSVAASAEPVVEEVEATEGEVEAEQLSVPEAAPNGDLTPEMILSMMDR; this is encoded by the exons ATGGAAGGGGGACCGTCTGAAGCCGTAGTGGACGAGACAGGGGACGCCTTCAAGGCCAAGGATTGTAAGACGTATCAACGACGGCGTGAGGACGAAGAGGTTGAAGCGGATCTACTGCAGGCCGCTGGTCTAGAGGCAGTAGATCAGTCTGTAGCTGAGGGTGAGGTGACCGATGCAGTGGTCGATGCACAGCAGCAGCTGGTTGAAGGTGTGGTGAGCGTAAATAGTGGTGTAGAAATGATGGTGATGGATTCCCTAGACCCGTCGCTGCTGCAGATGAAGACAGTGGATGGTACCATGGCCACTGCTGTGGGTGTTGCTGGAGCAGCCCACGAGGCCACGGTCACCACAGTAGATGACACACAGATCATCACCCTGCAGGTGGTCAATATGGAGGAACAACAACTTGGTCTGGGTGAACTGCAACTAGTGCAGGTGCCTGTATCTGCTGTGCCTGTCACTGCCACCACCGTGGAAGAGTTGCAGGGAACATTGGTGGATGCTACTGCCATGCCTAAAGATGGAGAGCCTGTCATCTGTCACACGCTACCACTCCCAGAGGGCTTCCAG GTTGTGAAAGTAGGTGCCAACGGTGAAGTGGAGACTGTGGAGCAGGAAGAGCTCCATGGCCATGAGGAGCAGTCTTTGCagcaggaagaggaggagattCCTGAATCCCAGAATGATGATCCTACTTGGGCCAAGGATCCTGACTACACACCTCCTGTCAAAAAGaccaaaaagacaaagaaaagcaAGCTGCGTTAtaacacagagggagagaaagacatgGATGTGTCTGTTTACGACTTTGAGGAGGAGCAGCAAGAAGGCCTGCTCTCGGAGGTTAATGCAGAGAAGGTTGTTGGCAACATGAAGCCTCCAAAACCAACCAAAATCAAAAAGAAAG GTGTGAAGAAGACATTCCAGTGTGAGTTGTGTAGCTACACCTGCCCAAGACGCTCAAACCTCGACCGGCACATGAAGAGCCACACGGATGAAAGGCCGCACAAATGCCACTTGTGTGGACGTGCCTTCAGGACTGTAACTCTTCTGAGGAAccatctcaacacacacacag GCACAAGGCCCCACAAATGTACTGATTGTGACATGGCGTTTGTAACTAGCGGTGAGCTTGTGCGACATCGCCGCTATAAGCACACCCATGAGAAGCCCTTCAAGTGTTCGATGTGTGACTATGCCAGTGTGGAG GTCAGCAAGCTGAAGAGACACATTCGCTCTCATACCGGAGAGCGTCCATTCCAGTGCAGCCTGTGCAGCTATGCCAGTAGAGACACCTACAAGCTGAAGAGACACATGAGAACCCATTCAG GAGAGAAGCCCTACGAATGCTACATCTGTCATGCACGTTTCACCCAGAGTGGCACTATGAAGATGCACATCCTGCAGAAGCATACCGAGAATGTGGCCAAGTTCCACTGCCCTCACTGTGACACAGTCATTGCCCGCAAGAGTGATTTGG GTGTGCATCTGCGCAAGCAGCATTCCTACATTGAGCAAGGCAGAAAGTGCCGTTACTGTGAGGCTGTGTTTCATGAGCGCTACGCACTCATCCAGCACCAGAAATCCCACAAGAATGAGAAACGCTTCAAGTGTGACCAGTGTGACTATGCCTGCCGACAG GAGCGTCACATGGTGATGCACAAACGTACCCACACTGGGGAAAAGCCATATGCCTGCAGCCACTGTGAGAAAACGTTCAGACAGAAACAACTTCTGGACATGCATTTTCGACGCTACCATGACCCCAACTTTGTGCCCACTTCTTTTGTGTGCAGCAAGTGTGGCAAGACCTTCACTCGCAGG aACACCAtggccagacatgctgagaacTGTACTGGACTGGAAGGTGGAGATGGGGAGAATGGTGCTCCAACCAAGAGAGGCCGTGGTGGCAGAAAGAGGAAGATGCGCTCTAggaaggatgatgatgatgatgatagtg ATGATCAAGGAGAGCCTGACTTGGATGACAttgatgaggaagatgaggaggaggaagatgttCTCGATGACGTGGAGATGGAGGTAGAACAGGCTCCACCAACTGTCCCTGTCCCAGCCCCTGCTGAGCCGCCTGTCAAGAGGAAACGTGGTCGACCTCCCAAGAATCCTCCCAAACCCCCCCCTGCTAAGAACACAGCCATAGCACCCACTG CAACTGCCATTATCCAGGTGAAGGATGAAGGCACGGGAGCCATTGAGAACATCATAGTGAAGAAGGAGCAGGATGGTCTGGATACTTCAGTGGCAGCATCAGCAGAGCCAGTGGTGGAGGAAGTTGAAGCCACAGAGGGGGAAGTGGAGGCAGAGCAGCTCTCCGTCCCCGAGGCCGCACCCAATGGAGACCTCACCCCTGAGATGATCCTCAGCATGATGGACCGGTGA
- the ctcf gene encoding transcriptional repressor CTCF isoform X2 has product MRSNRLRPPFCAEPTLQKRERIKTSEGEARSCTSSRTKRRTDRGSCVEFNERINEQKQVLPMEGGPSEAVVDETGDAFKAKDCKTYQRRREDEEVEADLLQAAGLEAVDQSVAEGEVTDAVVDAQQQLVEGVVSVNSGVEMMVMDSLDPSLLQMKTVDGTMATAVGVAGAAHEATVTTVDDTQIITLQVVNMEEQQLGLGELQLVQVPVSAVPVTATTVEELQGTLVDATAMPKDGEPVICHTLPLPEGFQVVKVGANGEVETVEQEELHGHEEQSLQQEEEEIPESQNDDPTWAKDPDYTPPVKKTKKTKKSKLRYNTEGEKDMDVSVYDFEEEQQEGLLSEVNAEKVVGNMKPPKPTKIKKKGVKKTFQCELCSYTCPRRSNLDRHMKSHTDERPHKCHLCGRAFRTVTLLRNHLNTHTGTRPHKCTDCDMAFVTSGELVRHRRYKHTHEKPFKCSMCDYASVEVSKLKRHIRSHTGERPFQCSLCSYASRDTYKLKRHMRTHSGEKPYECYICHARFTQSGTMKMHILQKHTENVAKFHCPHCDTVIARKSDLGVHLRKQHSYIEQGRKCRYCEAVFHERYALIQHQKSHKNEKRFKCDQCDYACRQERHMVMHKRTHTGEKPYACSHCEKTFRQKQLLDMHFRRYHDPNFVPTSFVCSKCGKTFTRRNTMARHAENCTGLEGGDGENGAPTKRGRGGRKRKMRSRKDDDDDDSDDQGEPDLDDIDEEDEEEEDVLDDVEMEVEQAPPTVPVPAPAEPPVKRKRGRPPKNPPKPPPAKNTAIAPTATAIIQVKDEGTGAIENIIVKKEQDGLDTSVAASAEPVVEEVEATEGEVEAEQLSVPEAAPNGDLTPEMILSMMDR; this is encoded by the exons ATGCGCAGCAACCGCCTCAGGCCGCCATTTTGTGCGGAGCCTACTCTGCAAAAGCGGGAGAGGATTAAAACCAGCGAAGGGGAAGCACGCAGTTGTACTTCGTCTCGTACTAAACGAAGAACGGATCGCGGGTCTTGTGTCGAATTCAACGAGAGGATAAACGAGCAAAAACAG GTATTACCCATGGAAGGGGGACCGTCTGAAGCCGTAGTGGACGAGACAGGGGACGCCTTCAAGGCCAAGGATTGTAAGACGTATCAACGACGGCGTGAGGACGAAGAGGTTGAAGCGGATCTACTGCAGGCCGCTGGTCTAGAGGCAGTAGATCAGTCTGTAGCTGAGGGTGAGGTGACCGATGCAGTGGTCGATGCACAGCAGCAGCTGGTTGAAGGTGTGGTGAGCGTAAATAGTGGTGTAGAAATGATGGTGATGGATTCCCTAGACCCGTCGCTGCTGCAGATGAAGACAGTGGATGGTACCATGGCCACTGCTGTGGGTGTTGCTGGAGCAGCCCACGAGGCCACGGTCACCACAGTAGATGACACACAGATCATCACCCTGCAGGTGGTCAATATGGAGGAACAACAACTTGGTCTGGGTGAACTGCAACTAGTGCAGGTGCCTGTATCTGCTGTGCCTGTCACTGCCACCACCGTGGAAGAGTTGCAGGGAACATTGGTGGATGCTACTGCCATGCCTAAAGATGGAGAGCCTGTCATCTGTCACACGCTACCACTCCCAGAGGGCTTCCAG GTTGTGAAAGTAGGTGCCAACGGTGAAGTGGAGACTGTGGAGCAGGAAGAGCTCCATGGCCATGAGGAGCAGTCTTTGCagcaggaagaggaggagattCCTGAATCCCAGAATGATGATCCTACTTGGGCCAAGGATCCTGACTACACACCTCCTGTCAAAAAGaccaaaaagacaaagaaaagcaAGCTGCGTTAtaacacagagggagagaaagacatgGATGTGTCTGTTTACGACTTTGAGGAGGAGCAGCAAGAAGGCCTGCTCTCGGAGGTTAATGCAGAGAAGGTTGTTGGCAACATGAAGCCTCCAAAACCAACCAAAATCAAAAAGAAAG GTGTGAAGAAGACATTCCAGTGTGAGTTGTGTAGCTACACCTGCCCAAGACGCTCAAACCTCGACCGGCACATGAAGAGCCACACGGATGAAAGGCCGCACAAATGCCACTTGTGTGGACGTGCCTTCAGGACTGTAACTCTTCTGAGGAAccatctcaacacacacacag GCACAAGGCCCCACAAATGTACTGATTGTGACATGGCGTTTGTAACTAGCGGTGAGCTTGTGCGACATCGCCGCTATAAGCACACCCATGAGAAGCCCTTCAAGTGTTCGATGTGTGACTATGCCAGTGTGGAG GTCAGCAAGCTGAAGAGACACATTCGCTCTCATACCGGAGAGCGTCCATTCCAGTGCAGCCTGTGCAGCTATGCCAGTAGAGACACCTACAAGCTGAAGAGACACATGAGAACCCATTCAG GAGAGAAGCCCTACGAATGCTACATCTGTCATGCACGTTTCACCCAGAGTGGCACTATGAAGATGCACATCCTGCAGAAGCATACCGAGAATGTGGCCAAGTTCCACTGCCCTCACTGTGACACAGTCATTGCCCGCAAGAGTGATTTGG GTGTGCATCTGCGCAAGCAGCATTCCTACATTGAGCAAGGCAGAAAGTGCCGTTACTGTGAGGCTGTGTTTCATGAGCGCTACGCACTCATCCAGCACCAGAAATCCCACAAGAATGAGAAACGCTTCAAGTGTGACCAGTGTGACTATGCCTGCCGACAG GAGCGTCACATGGTGATGCACAAACGTACCCACACTGGGGAAAAGCCATATGCCTGCAGCCACTGTGAGAAAACGTTCAGACAGAAACAACTTCTGGACATGCATTTTCGACGCTACCATGACCCCAACTTTGTGCCCACTTCTTTTGTGTGCAGCAAGTGTGGCAAGACCTTCACTCGCAGG aACACCAtggccagacatgctgagaacTGTACTGGACTGGAAGGTGGAGATGGGGAGAATGGTGCTCCAACCAAGAGAGGCCGTGGTGGCAGAAAGAGGAAGATGCGCTCTAggaaggatgatgatgatgatgatagtg ATGATCAAGGAGAGCCTGACTTGGATGACAttgatgaggaagatgaggaggaggaagatgttCTCGATGACGTGGAGATGGAGGTAGAACAGGCTCCACCAACTGTCCCTGTCCCAGCCCCTGCTGAGCCGCCTGTCAAGAGGAAACGTGGTCGACCTCCCAAGAATCCTCCCAAACCCCCCCCTGCTAAGAACACAGCCATAGCACCCACTG CAACTGCCATTATCCAGGTGAAGGATGAAGGCACGGGAGCCATTGAGAACATCATAGTGAAGAAGGAGCAGGATGGTCTGGATACTTCAGTGGCAGCATCAGCAGAGCCAGTGGTGGAGGAAGTTGAAGCCACAGAGGGGGAAGTGGAGGCAGAGCAGCTCTCCGTCCCCGAGGCCGCACCCAATGGAGACCTCACCCCTGAGATGATCCTCAGCATGATGGACCGGTGA
- the ripor1 gene encoding rho family-interacting cell polarization regulator 1 isoform X2: protein MSLSVRPTRRVLARSITRSQSFAGVNSQDKLYRRLSVFRTPACSRKSPSRGSRMFTLSAKSPPPKVPQPERLDEVYEALKRGLQSYLQVHQMELDSLNHQMKESKRNSRLGFLYELDKQVKVIERFMRRLEFHISKIDELYEAYCMQRRLRDGANKMVKAYTASPGSREARESLSEANKGFKEYTENMCLLENEIENQLGEFHIKMKGLAGFARLCAGDQYEIFMRYGRQRWKLRGRIEINGKQVWDSEEMVFLPLITEFLSIKVTELKSLANHVVVGNVSCETKDLFAALPQTVAVDVNDLGTIKLSLEVTWNPFDKDDQASTASTVSKAPTVNKRFSTYSPPDTPSLREQAFYNMLRRQEELENGTAWSNSSESSDDSSSPQLSQGLRHAQKNLVQPEVQTSAPAIDISFAPRQSSTSTPTRLANQKEEDEEEEEEQDEALRATTIAVTPGPALTATVPNGHARYSRSLSHISESSVDAALNEKIAGELLEPGVVVDTPLRAAPCSINPEPQADHCTVDLVILSSSSLDTTAPVAQECSDSAPKYEEPTTRPQSDSCTNSEEHSTCVSVHPEASVQQSNALTPKTDSIEKTQDLPKTHTVSVQDKTSGTEVDSWPGDVGKMEDTEAKDSGLDKALTALLSSLDDYRGQFPELQMLEQELRLLEEALTGRSRSRASSVSLTVETALESFSFLNTSDLDDEEEDGDTQIVTDSSQPVAGDSVVVDDGCTPLNCWDTPSVPLSTGHQDLDQTLLIHLQNCSTQLLRLGTFGPLRCGEMYALDRLLREARVMELIRLAVQDTLRSDNQPEEVVPQLEQCQGAVLLWRLCTTGCGVFSTSTEAFLQTLKNTYTGRVPERGANLPDTVFMHLVERILEKKLPRRCGGAAKEIVTVFQFWSYLEAEGVSELETHVTELAEEVWLVQCLQSGDQDVLLKALKKPPECSLKREGLRAVSALLRDLRGKVCSSASSLLRSLAEQPRHRERALVSCLELLEDESVETRVCGCKALACLKAKESIEQLVYLCRTDKEDVRDAAKQALLALGEEGKMAHRHVEQDGVSRIFAPGSMASTAF from the exons TCAGATGAAGGAATCTAAGAGAAACTCACGCCTG GGATTTCTTTATGAACTGGACAAG CAAGTGAAGGTGATTGAGAGGTTCATGCGACGACTGGAGTTCCACATCAGTAAG ATTGACGAGCTGTATGAAGCGTACTGTATGCAGCGAAGACTGCGGGATGGAGCCAATAAGATGGTAAAGGCGTACACAGCTTCACCAGGTAGCCGAGAAGCCAGAGAGAGTCTGTCAGAGGCCAACAAGGGCTTTAAAGAATACACAGAG AACATGTGCCTGCTGGAGAATGAGATAGAAAACCAGCTCGGAGAGTTCCACATCAAAATGAAAG GTCTGGCTGGTTTTGCGCGCCTCTGTGCTGGAGACCAGTATGAG ATCTTTATGAGATATGGCAGACAGCGCTGGAAGTTGAGGGGTCGGATCGAGATCAACGGAAAGCAAGTGTGGGACAGTGAGGAGATGGTTTTCCTCCCACTTATCACTGAGTTCCTTTCAATTAAG GTGACAGAGCTGAAGAGTCTGGCCAATCATGTGGTTGTGGGAAATGTCTCGTGTGAGACTAAAGACCTGTTTGCTGCCCTGCCACAGACCGTAGCTGTGGACGTCAATGACCTGGGAACCATCAAATTGAGCCTTGAAGTTACATGGAA TCCATTTGACAAAGATGACCAGGCTTCCACAGCCAGCACAGTGAGCAAGGCTCCTACAGTGAATAAACGCTTCTCTACCTATAGCCCCCCAGATACACCATCTCTTCGAGAACAGGCATTCTAT AACATGTTGAGGCGGCAGGAGGAATTGGAGAATGGTACAGCATGGTCAAACTCTTCCGAATCCTCAGACGATTCATCGAGCCCTCAGCTCTCCCAGGGTCTTCGTCATGCACAGAAGAATCTGGTGCAGCCTGAGGTGCAGACCTCTGCTCCTGCCATTGATATCTCCTTCGCCCCCCGCCAATCATCTACCTCCACGCCCACTCGGCTGGCCAATCAgaaagaggaagatgaagaagaggaggaggagcaagACGAGGCGCTCCGAGCAACTACCATCGCGGTCACCCCGGGGCCTGCTTTGACAGCAACTGTGCCCAATGGTCATGCCCGTTACTCACGCTCCCTGAGCCATATCAGTGAGAGCAGTGTGGATGCCGCCTTGAACGAGAAGATTGCTGGGGAATTATTGGAACCCGGTGTAGTCGTGGACACGCCCCTGAGGGCTGCGCCATGCTCGATCAATCCTGAGCCACAAGCTGACCACTGCACTGTTGACCTAGTCATACTGTCATCATCCAGCTTGGACACCACAGCGCCTGTAGCACAGGAGTGCTCTGATTCTGCTCCTAAGTATGAAGAACCTACAACACGTCCACAATCTGATTCCTGCACCAATAGTGAGGAGCACTCGACTTGCGTCTCTGTTCATCCCGAGGCCTCGGTGCAGCAAAGTAATGCTCTAACCCCCAAAACTGATTCCATAGAAAAGACCCAGGACCTACCCaagacacacactgtgtctgtacAGGATAAGACGTCTGGGACTGAAGTAGATTCTTGGCCAGGAGATGTTGGAAAGATGGAAGATACTGAAGCAAAAGACAGCGGTCTGGATAAGGCCCTCACTGCTCTCCTTTCGTCTCTGGATGACTACAGGGGTCAGTTTCCAGAGCTGCAAATGCTGGAGCAAGAGCTCCGCCTGCTGGAGGAGGCTCTTACT GGCCGAAGTCGAAGTCGGGCCTCCAGTGTGAGCTTGACGGTGGAAACTGCTCTTGAAAGCTTCAGTTTTCTCAACACGTCAGATTTGGATGACGAGGAAGAAGATGGTGACACACAGATTGTGACAGACAG CTCTCAACCAGTAGCAGGTGACAGTGTGGTAGTGGATGACGGTTGTACACCCTTGAATTGTTGGGACACTCCTTCTGTTCCTCTCAGCACTGGCCACCAGGATCTAGATCAGACTCTGCTCATCCATTTACAGAACTGCTCCACCCAGCTGCTG AGGTTGGGTACATTTGGGCCTCTGCGCTGTGGGGAGATGTACGCTCTGGATCGGCTGCTCCGGGAGGCTCGGGTGATGGAGCTCATTCGTCTAGCTGTCCAGGATACATTGAGGAGTGACAACCAACCCGAGGAAG TCGTTCCACAATTAGAGCAGTGCCAGGGGGCTGTGTTGCTATGGAGGCTCTGTACGACCGGCTGTGGTGTGTTCAGCACCTCCACAGAGGCCTTCCTCCAGACACTGAAAAACACCTACACAGGCCGAGTACCGGAAAGGGGAGCCAACCTTCCagacacag TATTTATGCATCTAGTGGAAAGGATTTTGGAAAAAAAGCTGCCCAGGCGATGTGGAGGTGCAGCAAAAGAGATTGTCACAGTTTTCCAGTTCTGGAGCTACCTTGAGGCTGAGGGTGTGAGTGAACTGGAGACACATGTAACCGAGCTGGCTGAGGAGG TCTGGCTGGTGCAGTGTCTGCAGTCTGGGGATCAAGATGTTCTGCTGAAAGCCCTGAAAAAGCCCCCAGAGTGCAGTTTGAAGCGCGAGGGCCTGCGTGCTGTCAGCGCACTGCTCAGGGACCTACGGGGGAAGGTGTGCAGCAGCGCCAGCTCTCTGCTACGCAGCCTCGCCGAGCAGCCACGCCACAGAGAGAGG GCGCTTGTGAGTTGTCTGGAGCTGCTGGAGGATGAAAGTGTTGAGACCCGTGTGTGTGGCTGTAAAGCACTTGCATGTCTAAAG GCCAAAGAGAGCATTGAGCAGCTGGTGTACCTGTGCCGCACAGACAAGGAGGATGTACGAGATGCCGCAAAACAAGCTCTGCTGGCGCTGG gagaggAGGGGAAAATGGCCCATCGGCATGTTGAACAGGATGGAGTCTCTCGAATTTTTGCGCCTGGCAGCATGGCCAGCACTGCATTTTAA